In Thunnus maccoyii chromosome 3, fThuMac1.1, whole genome shotgun sequence, the following proteins share a genomic window:
- the nelfcd gene encoding negative elongation factor C/D has protein sequence MDEEYYGTAGDWEGPDSNMEDGYVEGENDGKTQEDCLQKFSSRDYIMEPAIFNTLKMYFQAGGSPEHVIQLLSENYSAVAQTVNLLAEWLIQMGVEPAQVQERVENHLKSLLIKHFDPQKADSIFTVEGETPAWLEQMIAHTTWRDLFYKLAEAHPDCLMLNFTVKLISDAGYQGEITSVSTACQQLEVFSRVLRTSLATLLDGGEENLEKNLPEFAKMVCHGEHTYLFAQAMMSILAQEEQGGSAVRRIGQEVQKSAHERGHDASQITLALGTAAAYPRACQALGAMLSKGALNPADITVLFKMFSSMDPPPVELIRVPAFLDLFMQSLFKPGSKINQDHKHKYIHILAYAASVVETWKKNKRVNINKDELKSTSKAIETVHNLCCNENKGATELVAELGTLYQCIRFPVVAMGVLKWVDWTVSEPRYFQLQTDHTPVHLALLDEICTCHQLLHPQVLQLLIKLFETEHSQLDVMEQMELKKTLLDRMVHLLSRGYVLPVVGYIRKCLEKLNTDISLIRYFVTEVLDVIAPPYTSDFVQLFLPILENDSIAGTIRTEGEHDPVAEFIAHCKSNFIMIN, from the exons ATGGACGAGGAATATTATGGCACCGCTGGAGACTGGGAAGGCCCGGACAGCAACATG gagGATGGGTACGTTGAAGGAGAAAATGATGGGAAAACCCAGGAAGATTGTCTGCAGAAATTCTCCAGCAGGGACTACATCATGGAGCCTGCAATCTTCAACACCCTCAAAAT GTATTTCCAAGCAGGCGGCTCTCCAGAACACGTCATCCAGCTTCTCTCTGAAAACTACTCCGCTGTGGCTCAGACCGTCAATCTGCTGGCAGAGTGGCTCATCCAGATGG GCGTAGAGCCCGCTCAGGTCCAAGAGCGAGTAGAAAATCACCTCAAGAGTCTCCTGATAAAACACTTTGACCCCCAGAAAGCAGATTCTATTTTCACGGTTGAGGGAGAG acTCCTGCGTGGTTGGAGCAGATGATAGCACACACTACGTGGAGAGATCTCTTCTACAAGCTGGCCGAGGCTCACCCCGACTGCCTGATGCTCAACTTCACTGTAAAG ctaaTTTCAGACGCAGGTTACCAGGGTGAGATCACCAGCGTGTCTACAGCGTGTCAGCAGCTGGAGGTCTTCTCCCGGGTGCTGAGGACGTCTCTGGCTACGCTGCTGGACGGAGGAGAAGAAAACCTGGAGAAGAACCTGCCAGAGTTTGCT AAGATGGTATGTCACGGCGAGCACACTTACCTCTTTGCCCAGGCGATGATGTCCATCCTCGCTCAGGAGGAACAGGGTGGCTCAGCTGTGCGAAGGATCGGTCAGGAGGTGCAGAAGTCGGCGCACGAGAG AGGTCATGATGCCAGTCAGATCACCCTCGCGCTCGGCACAGCAGCAGCCTACCCCCGAGCCTGCCAGGCGCTGGGCGCCATGTTGTCCAAGGGAGCCCTGAATCCTGCAGATATCACTGTTCTGTTTAAGATGTTCAGCAGCATGGACCCGCCTCCTGTGGAGCTG ATCAGAGTTCCTGCTTTTCTAGACCTCTTCATGCAGTCGCTGTTTAAACCCGGATCAAAGATCAACCAAGaccataaacacaaatacatccACATCCTGGCCTACGCTGCCAGCGTGGTTGAGACGTGGAAAAAG AACAAGCGAGTCAACATCAATAAAGATGAGTTGAAGTCGACTTCCAAGGCCATAGAAACTGTGCACAACCTCTGCTGCAACGAGAACAAAGGTGCTACAGAGCTGGTGGCTGAACTTGGCACTTTGTACCAGTGCATCCG GTTCCCAGTGGTTGCTATGGGGGTTTTGAAGTGGGTGGACTGGACGGTGTCTGAGCCGCGGTACTTTCAGCTGCAGACTGACCACACTCCGGTTCATTTAGCTCTGCTGGACGAG ATCTGTACGTGTCATCAGCTGCTGCATCCTCAGGTCCTCCAGCTGCTCATCAAGCTCTTTGAGACGGAGCACTCGCAGCTAGACGTCAtggagcag atggagctgaagaagactCTGCTGGACCGAATGGTTCATCTTCTGAGTCGTGGCTACGTCCTGCCTGTCGTCGGTTATATTCGCAAGTGTCTGGAGAAACTCAACACGGACATCTCTCTCATTAGATATTTTGTCACTGAG GTTTTGGATGTGATCGCGCCGCCCTACACGTCAGATTTCGTTCAGCTCTTCCTTCCCATCCTGGAGAACGACAGCATCGCAGGAACGATCCGCACGGAGGGAGAACACGACCCTGTTGCTGAGTTCATCG ctcattgcaAGTCAAACTTCATCATGATCAACTGA
- the kdm5ba gene encoding lysine (K)-specific demethylase 5Ba isoform X1 — protein MTQPQLNEFIPPPECPVFEPSWEEFADPFAYINKIRPIAEKTGICKIRPPPEWQPPFACDVDRLKFTPRIQRLNELEAQTRVKLNFLDQIAKFWELQGCTLKIPHVERKILDLYQLNKLVNEEGGFDAVCRERRWTRISVKMGFAPGKAVGSHLRAHYERILYPYNLFQTGANLPKATLTNDTKDKEYTPHDLPQRQSVQPQEICSIARRAKRMRSERGCVKPGEVCENRPNLRRRMGTFAAKHEPVRMAVTEVKKEPIEYEHPTDNEETALNKINKPIMSKVEQYMCLVCGSGSAEDRLLLCDGCDDSYHIFCLIPPLHDVPKGDWRCPKCLAQECGKPPVAFGFEQASRSYTLQAFGDMADSFKSDYFNMPVHMVPTELVEKEFWRLVSTIEEDVTVEYGADIASKEFGSGFPLSNSHFEVSPDDKHYLSSGWNLNNMPVLDASVLTHITADICGMKLPWLYVGMCFSSFCWHIEDHWSYSINYLHWGEPKTWYGAPGYAAEHLETVMKKLAPELFESQPDLLHQLVTIMNPNTLMNNGIPIYRTNQCAGEFVITFPRAYHSGFNQGFNFAEAVNFCTVDWMPVGRNCVKHYRQLSRYCVFSHDEMVCNMAFKADNMDVDLASAVQKEMTVMLQEEEELRERINKMGVVQSQQVDYEVLPDEERQCYKCRTTCYLSGITCVCSPDKMVCLYHAQDLCSCPHSNLTLNYKFTLDQLYSLMASVTLRAESYKEWLCSVQDILENKESKKRGLEELHSLVEQAETKSFPQTSLLDQLRIVASEADKVAVMAQQLLNGKRQTRYRSGGGKSQSQNELTVEELRSFVRQLDNLPCNIRQAPLLKDLLTRVDEFQQRSERLLSDESPSPLELQDLLDVSLGLDVELPQLPLLRERLEQARWLEAVQQASSRPDSLCLDTMRRLIDQGVGLAPHSSVERAMARLQELLTVSEQWEERVLGLMEARPYHSIETLDAALQEVENIPAYLPNCLQLKDVVVKAKKWLHEAEALQLGGRIPVLDSLSELILRAEGIPVRFDPLSRLEALVSDVQTWKESAAKTFLLKNSPFSLLEVLCPRCDVGIGHQKSRSKKAKEATQISKKSSTKLDSLCDVERALSESKDSASAMATLAEVRQKEMEILLALRTSNESKLLPAENCCALSACVCQKAPSGAMVQCELCREVFHCGCVATTADVEYGQAWLCPLCQRSRKPPLDKVLPLLASLQRIRVRLPEGDALRFLIERTVRWQHRVQQACTEGVLEKVSKMGRVGPRISSHLTQEINGSYFYTEHQSVPLQGLGPELEELMVEGFLLQVTLPETEQLYRYLLYKLAPLPSQSPPCGNGTEQDQQSQRGSPQHIKQNGGSGMKKEAMNGQSKRTKRRQESSDSQCSEKAKKCRKKKSKKSKERSEETKRASSPTHTASDPAASDSEEDYSLCAAPWCREPEGDEVNWVQCDGSCNQWFHQICVGLSAERAEKEDYVCISCTQPDYDRE, from the exons ATGACTCAACCTCAGCTGAATGAGTTCATTCCTCCCCCGGAGTGTCCTGTTTTTGAGCCCAGCTGGGAGGAATTTGCCGACCCTTTTGCGTACATCAACAAAATACGACCCATTGCAGAGAAAACTGGCATCTGTAAGATCCGCCCGCCACCG gAATGGCAGCCACCATTTGCATGTGATGTTGACAGATTGAAATTCACACCACGGATACAAAGACTTAATGAGTTGGAG GCTCAGACCAGAGTGAAGCTCAACTTCCTGGATCAAATAGCAAAATTCTGGGAGCTTCAAGGATGTACTTTGAAAATCCCTCATGTGGAAAGAAAGATTTTGGATCTGTACCAGCTGAATAAG cTGGTGAATGAAGAGGGAGGTTTCGATGCAGTCTGCAGAGAGCGACGCTGGACTAGGATATCCGTCAAGATGGGCTTCGCTCCAGGCAAAGCTGTTGGCTCTCATCTGCGGGCACACTATGAGAGGATTCTCTACCCATATAACCTGTTCCAGACTGGAGCCAACCTGCCT AAGGCCACCTTGACCAATGACACTAAAGATAAGGAGTACACCCCTCATGACCTGCCACAGCGCCAGTCTGTCCAGCCCCAGGAGATCTGCAGTATAGCTCGCCGAGCAAAACGAATGAGATCTGAA AGAGGCTGCGTAAAACCTGGAGAAGTTTGTGAGAATCGTCCCAATCTCAGGAGGAGGATGGGAACGTTTGCTGCCAAACATGAGCCAG TGAGAATGGCAGTCACTGAGGTGAAAAAGGAGCCCATTGAATACGAGCATCCAACAGATAATGAAGAAACTGCATTAAATAAGATAAACAAACCCATCATGAGTAAA GTGGAGCAGTACATGTGCCTGGTATGTGGCAGTGGGAGTGCTGAAGACCGCCTGCTACTGTGTGACGGCTGTGATGACAGCTATCACATCTTCTGCCTGATCCCTCCCCTCCACGATGTTCCCAAAGGCGACTGGAGATGCCCCAAGTGCCTGGctcag gaatgCGGCAAACCACCTGTTGCTTTTGGCTTTGAGCAGGCCAGCAGGAGCTACACCCTCCAAGCCTTTGGAGACATGGCTGATTCCTTTAAGTCCGATTATTTCAACATGCCAGTTCAT ATGGTTCCTACTGAGCTGGTGGAGAAGGAGTTCTGGCGTCTAGTCAGCACCATCGAGGAGGATGTCACCGTAGAATATGGAGCAGACATCGCCTCCAAGGAGTTTGGGAGTGGCTTCCCTTTAAGCAACAGCCACTTTGAAGTCTCTCCTGACGACAAG CATTACCTGAGCAGCGGCTGGAACCTGAACAACATGCCGGTGCTGGACGCCTCGGTGCTGACTCACATTACAGCTGACATCTGTGGGATGAAGTTACCCTGGCTGTATGTGGGCATGTGcttctcctccttctgctgGCATATTGAGGACCACTGGAGCTACTCCATAAACTATCTTCACTG GGGGGAGCCAAAGACTTGGTACGGGGCCCCGGGTTATGCTGCAGAGCACCTCGAGACGGTCATGAAGAAACTGGCTCCAGAGCTCTTTGAGTCCCAGCCAGACCTCCTTCACCAGCTGGTCACCATCATGAATCCCAACACTCTGATGAACAACGGCATCCCG ATCTATCGTACCAACCAATGTGCAGGCGAGTTTGTCATCACTTTCCCCAGAGCGTATCACAGTGGATTCAACCAGGGTTTCAACTTTGCTGAAGCTGTCAACTTCTGTACCGTGGACTGG ATGCCTGTTGGCCGCAACTGTGTGAAACACTATCGTCAGCTGAGCAGGTACTGTGTCTTCTCCCATGACGAGATGGTGTGTAACATGGCCTTTAAGGCAGACAACATGGATGTCGACCTGGCCTCAGCAGTGCAGAAGGAGATGACCGTCATGCTccaagaagaagaggaactaAGAGAGAGGATTAACAAGATG GGTGTGGTGCAGTCTCAACAAGTTGATTATGAGGTGCTCCCAGATGAGGAGCGGCAGTGCTACAAGTGTCGGACCACCTGCTACCTGTCTGGCATCACCTGTGTCTGCAGTCCTGACAAGATGGTTTGTCTGTACCACGCCCAGGACCTCTGCTCCTGTCCGCATAGCAACCTTACACTCAA TTACAAGTTTACACTGGATCAGTTGTACAGCTTGATGGCATCAGTGACGCTGCGTGCAGAGTCTTATAAAGAGTGGCTGTGTAGTGTGCAGGACATCCTGGAGAacaaagaaagcaagaaaagag GTCTGGAAGAGCTTCACAGCCTGGTGGAGCAGGCAGAAACAAAGTCGTTCCCACAAACCAGCCTCCTGGATCAGCTACGCATTGTTGCCTCAGAGGCTGATAAAGTTGCTGTGATGGCACAACAGCTTCTGAATGGGAAGAGGCAGACGAG ATATCGTTCTGGTGGAGGAAAGTCTCAAAGTCAGAACGAGTTGACTGTGGAGGAGCTGAGGTCTTTTGTGCGGCAGTTAGACAACCTGCCATGTAACATTCGACAGGCTCCTTTACTGAAG GACCTGTTGACCCGGGTGGATGAATTCCAGCAGCGCAGTGAAAGACTCCTCTCTGACGAATCACCCAGCCCGCTGGAGCTTCAGGACCTGCTGGATGTGAGCCTGGGCCTGGACGTGGAGCTGCCCCAGCTGCCCCTGCTCAGGGAGAGACTTGAGCAGGCTCGCTGGCTGGAGGCTGTGCAGCAAGCCAGCAGCAGGCCGGACAGCCTCTGTCTGGACACCATGAGGAGGCTGATAGACCAGGGTGTGGGCCTGGCTCCTCACAGCTCTGTGGAAAGAGCCATGGCTCGTCTGCAGGAGCTGCTGACAGTGTCGGAGCAGTGGGAGGAGCGGGTGCTAGGACTCATGGAAGCCAG GCCTTATCACAGCATAGAAACACTTGACGCTGCTCTACAAGAAGTAGAAAACATCCCTGCTTATCTGCCCAACTGCCTGCAGTTGAAGGACGTCGTTGTCAAGGCCAAGAAATGGCTTCACGAAGCAGAAGCACTCCAG CTCGGGGGCCGTATTCCTGTGCTGGACAGTCTCTCTGAGCTGATTCTCAGAGCAGAGGGCATCCCAGTGAGGTTCGACCCGCTGAGTCGACTGGAAGCACTGGTCAGCGATGTTCAGACCTGGAAGGAGAGCGCAGCAAAGACATTCCTACTGAAAAActcccctttttctctccttgaG GTGCTTTGCCCGAGGTGTGACGTAGGGATAGGGCATCAGAAGTCAAGATCTAAAAAAGCTAAAGAAGCTACACAGATCAGTAAAAAATCTTCAACAAAACTGGACTCACTATGTGACGTGGAAAGAGCTCTTTCTGAGAGCAAGGACTCCGCCTCTGCT ATGGCCACTCTTGCGGAGGTCCGCCAGAAGGAGATGGAGATCTTGTTGGCTTTGAGGACTTCAAATGAGTCCAAGCTTCTTCCTGCTGAAAACTGTTGTGCACTTAGTGCTTGTGTTTGCCAAAAGGCGCCTTCGGGTGCCATGGTGCAGTGTGAGCTCTGTCGAGAAGTTTTCCACTGTGGGTGCGTTGCAACAACTGCAGACGTCGAGTATGGCCAAGCCTGGCTTTGCCCACTCTGCCAGAGGTCAAGGAAACCCCCTCTGGACAAGGTCCTGCCCCTGTTAGCTTCGCTGCAGAGGATCCGGGTCCGACTTCCAGAAGGAGACGCGCTGCGCTTCCTCATCGAGAGGACGGTGCGATGGCAGCACAGAGTTCAGCAGGCCTGCACAGAGGGAGTGCTGGAGAAAGTGTCGAAGATG GGGAGAGTTGGACCCAGGATATCGTCACATCTGACTCAGGAAATAAATggttcatatttttatacagaGCACCAGTCTGTTCCACTCCAGG GACTCGGTCCAGAGCTGGAAGAGTTGATGGTGGAGGGATTCCTGCTGCAGGTCACTCTGCCTGAGACCGAGCAGCTGTACAGATACCTGCTGTACAAGCTGGCGCCCCTGCCCTCACAAAGCCCCCCCTGTGGGAACGGCACAGAACAGGACCAGCAGTCTCAGAGGGGAAGCCCCCAACACATCAAG CAGAACGGAGGCTCCGGTATGAAAAAGGAGGCGATGAACGGTCAGAGCAAAAGGACCAAGCGACGTCAGGAAAGCTCCGATTCTCAGTGCAGTGAGAAGGCCAAGAAGTGTCGCAAAAAGAAGTCgaagaaaagcaaagagaggagtgaagaaacaaagagagcttcttctcccacacacacagcgtCTGACCCTGCTGCGTCAGACTCGGAGGAAGACTATTCACTGTGTGCTGCACCGTGGTGCAGAGAGCCAGAGGGCGACGAG GTAAACTGGGTCCAGTGTGACGGCAGCTGCAATCAGTGGTTCCACCAGATCTGTGTAGGACTGTCTGCGGAGCGAGCAGAGAAAGAGGACTATGTTTGCATAAGCTGCACACAGCCAGACTACGACAGAGAATGA
- the kdm5ba gene encoding lysine (K)-specific demethylase 5Ba isoform X2 produces the protein MTQPQLNEFIPPPECPVFEPSWEEFADPFAYINKIRPIAEKTGICKIRPPPEWQPPFACDVDRLKFTPRIQRLNELEAQTRVKLNFLDQIAKFWELQGCTLKIPHVERKILDLYQLNKLVNEEGGFDAVCRERRWTRISVKMGFAPGKAVGSHLRAHYERILYPYNLFQTGANLPKATLTNDTKDKEYTPHDLPQRQSVQPQEICSIARRAKRMRSERGCVKPGEVCENRPNLRRRMGTFAAKHEPVRMAVTEVKKEPIEYEHPTDNEETALNKINKPIMSKVEQYMCLVCGSGSAEDRLLLCDGCDDSYHIFCLIPPLHDVPKGDWRCPKCLAQECGKPPVAFGFEQASRSYTLQAFGDMADSFKSDYFNMPVHMVPTELVEKEFWRLVSTIEEDVTVEYGADIASKEFGSGFPLSNSHFEVSPDDKHYLSSGWNLNNMPVLDASVLTHITADICGMKLPWLYVGMCFSSFCWHIEDHWSYSINYLHWGEPKTWYGAPGYAAEHLETVMKKLAPELFESQPDLLHQLVTIMNPNTLMNNGIPIYRTNQCAGEFVITFPRAYHSGFNQGFNFAEAVNFCTVDWMPVGRNCVKHYRQLSRYCVFSHDEMVCNMAFKADNMDVDLASAVQKEMTVMLQEEEELRERINKMGVVQSQQVDYEVLPDEERQCYKCRTTCYLSGITCVCSPDKMVCLYHAQDLCSCPHSNLTLNYKFTLDQLYSLMASVTLRAESYKEWLCSVQDILENKESKKRGLEELHSLVEQAETKSFPQTSLLDQLRIVASEADKVAVMAQQLLNGKRQTRYRSGGGKSQSQNELTVEELRSFVRQLDNLPCNIRQAPLLKDLLTRVDEFQQRSERLLSDESPSPLELQDLLDVSLGLDVELPQLPLLRERLEQARWLEAVQQASSRPDSLCLDTMRRLIDQGVGLAPHSSVERAMARLQELLTVSEQWEERVLGLMEARPYHSIETLDAALQEVENIPAYLPNCLQLKDVVVKAKKWLHEAEALQLGGRIPVLDSLSELILRAEGIPVRFDPLSRLEALVSDVQTWKESAAKTFLLKNSPFSLLEVLCPRCDVGIGHQKSRSKKAKEATQISKKSSTKLDSLCDVERALSESKDSASAMATLAEVRQKEMEILLALRTSNESKLLPAENCCALSACVCQKAPSGAMVQCELCREVFHCGCVATTADVEYGQAWLCPLCQRSRKPPLDKVLPLLASLQRIRVRLPEGDALRFLIERTVRWQHRVQQACTEGVLEKVSKMGRVGPRISSHLTQEINGSYFYTEHQSVPLQGLGPELEELMVEGFLLQVTLPETEQLYRYLLYKLAPLPSQSPPCGNGTEQDQQSQRGSPQHIKNGGSGMKKEAMNGQSKRTKRRQESSDSQCSEKAKKCRKKKSKKSKERSEETKRASSPTHTASDPAASDSEEDYSLCAAPWCREPEGDEVNWVQCDGSCNQWFHQICVGLSAERAEKEDYVCISCTQPDYDRE, from the exons ATGACTCAACCTCAGCTGAATGAGTTCATTCCTCCCCCGGAGTGTCCTGTTTTTGAGCCCAGCTGGGAGGAATTTGCCGACCCTTTTGCGTACATCAACAAAATACGACCCATTGCAGAGAAAACTGGCATCTGTAAGATCCGCCCGCCACCG gAATGGCAGCCACCATTTGCATGTGATGTTGACAGATTGAAATTCACACCACGGATACAAAGACTTAATGAGTTGGAG GCTCAGACCAGAGTGAAGCTCAACTTCCTGGATCAAATAGCAAAATTCTGGGAGCTTCAAGGATGTACTTTGAAAATCCCTCATGTGGAAAGAAAGATTTTGGATCTGTACCAGCTGAATAAG cTGGTGAATGAAGAGGGAGGTTTCGATGCAGTCTGCAGAGAGCGACGCTGGACTAGGATATCCGTCAAGATGGGCTTCGCTCCAGGCAAAGCTGTTGGCTCTCATCTGCGGGCACACTATGAGAGGATTCTCTACCCATATAACCTGTTCCAGACTGGAGCCAACCTGCCT AAGGCCACCTTGACCAATGACACTAAAGATAAGGAGTACACCCCTCATGACCTGCCACAGCGCCAGTCTGTCCAGCCCCAGGAGATCTGCAGTATAGCTCGCCGAGCAAAACGAATGAGATCTGAA AGAGGCTGCGTAAAACCTGGAGAAGTTTGTGAGAATCGTCCCAATCTCAGGAGGAGGATGGGAACGTTTGCTGCCAAACATGAGCCAG TGAGAATGGCAGTCACTGAGGTGAAAAAGGAGCCCATTGAATACGAGCATCCAACAGATAATGAAGAAACTGCATTAAATAAGATAAACAAACCCATCATGAGTAAA GTGGAGCAGTACATGTGCCTGGTATGTGGCAGTGGGAGTGCTGAAGACCGCCTGCTACTGTGTGACGGCTGTGATGACAGCTATCACATCTTCTGCCTGATCCCTCCCCTCCACGATGTTCCCAAAGGCGACTGGAGATGCCCCAAGTGCCTGGctcag gaatgCGGCAAACCACCTGTTGCTTTTGGCTTTGAGCAGGCCAGCAGGAGCTACACCCTCCAAGCCTTTGGAGACATGGCTGATTCCTTTAAGTCCGATTATTTCAACATGCCAGTTCAT ATGGTTCCTACTGAGCTGGTGGAGAAGGAGTTCTGGCGTCTAGTCAGCACCATCGAGGAGGATGTCACCGTAGAATATGGAGCAGACATCGCCTCCAAGGAGTTTGGGAGTGGCTTCCCTTTAAGCAACAGCCACTTTGAAGTCTCTCCTGACGACAAG CATTACCTGAGCAGCGGCTGGAACCTGAACAACATGCCGGTGCTGGACGCCTCGGTGCTGACTCACATTACAGCTGACATCTGTGGGATGAAGTTACCCTGGCTGTATGTGGGCATGTGcttctcctccttctgctgGCATATTGAGGACCACTGGAGCTACTCCATAAACTATCTTCACTG GGGGGAGCCAAAGACTTGGTACGGGGCCCCGGGTTATGCTGCAGAGCACCTCGAGACGGTCATGAAGAAACTGGCTCCAGAGCTCTTTGAGTCCCAGCCAGACCTCCTTCACCAGCTGGTCACCATCATGAATCCCAACACTCTGATGAACAACGGCATCCCG ATCTATCGTACCAACCAATGTGCAGGCGAGTTTGTCATCACTTTCCCCAGAGCGTATCACAGTGGATTCAACCAGGGTTTCAACTTTGCTGAAGCTGTCAACTTCTGTACCGTGGACTGG ATGCCTGTTGGCCGCAACTGTGTGAAACACTATCGTCAGCTGAGCAGGTACTGTGTCTTCTCCCATGACGAGATGGTGTGTAACATGGCCTTTAAGGCAGACAACATGGATGTCGACCTGGCCTCAGCAGTGCAGAAGGAGATGACCGTCATGCTccaagaagaagaggaactaAGAGAGAGGATTAACAAGATG GGTGTGGTGCAGTCTCAACAAGTTGATTATGAGGTGCTCCCAGATGAGGAGCGGCAGTGCTACAAGTGTCGGACCACCTGCTACCTGTCTGGCATCACCTGTGTCTGCAGTCCTGACAAGATGGTTTGTCTGTACCACGCCCAGGACCTCTGCTCCTGTCCGCATAGCAACCTTACACTCAA TTACAAGTTTACACTGGATCAGTTGTACAGCTTGATGGCATCAGTGACGCTGCGTGCAGAGTCTTATAAAGAGTGGCTGTGTAGTGTGCAGGACATCCTGGAGAacaaagaaagcaagaaaagag GTCTGGAAGAGCTTCACAGCCTGGTGGAGCAGGCAGAAACAAAGTCGTTCCCACAAACCAGCCTCCTGGATCAGCTACGCATTGTTGCCTCAGAGGCTGATAAAGTTGCTGTGATGGCACAACAGCTTCTGAATGGGAAGAGGCAGACGAG ATATCGTTCTGGTGGAGGAAAGTCTCAAAGTCAGAACGAGTTGACTGTGGAGGAGCTGAGGTCTTTTGTGCGGCAGTTAGACAACCTGCCATGTAACATTCGACAGGCTCCTTTACTGAAG GACCTGTTGACCCGGGTGGATGAATTCCAGCAGCGCAGTGAAAGACTCCTCTCTGACGAATCACCCAGCCCGCTGGAGCTTCAGGACCTGCTGGATGTGAGCCTGGGCCTGGACGTGGAGCTGCCCCAGCTGCCCCTGCTCAGGGAGAGACTTGAGCAGGCTCGCTGGCTGGAGGCTGTGCAGCAAGCCAGCAGCAGGCCGGACAGCCTCTGTCTGGACACCATGAGGAGGCTGATAGACCAGGGTGTGGGCCTGGCTCCTCACAGCTCTGTGGAAAGAGCCATGGCTCGTCTGCAGGAGCTGCTGACAGTGTCGGAGCAGTGGGAGGAGCGGGTGCTAGGACTCATGGAAGCCAG GCCTTATCACAGCATAGAAACACTTGACGCTGCTCTACAAGAAGTAGAAAACATCCCTGCTTATCTGCCCAACTGCCTGCAGTTGAAGGACGTCGTTGTCAAGGCCAAGAAATGGCTTCACGAAGCAGAAGCACTCCAG CTCGGGGGCCGTATTCCTGTGCTGGACAGTCTCTCTGAGCTGATTCTCAGAGCAGAGGGCATCCCAGTGAGGTTCGACCCGCTGAGTCGACTGGAAGCACTGGTCAGCGATGTTCAGACCTGGAAGGAGAGCGCAGCAAAGACATTCCTACTGAAAAActcccctttttctctccttgaG GTGCTTTGCCCGAGGTGTGACGTAGGGATAGGGCATCAGAAGTCAAGATCTAAAAAAGCTAAAGAAGCTACACAGATCAGTAAAAAATCTTCAACAAAACTGGACTCACTATGTGACGTGGAAAGAGCTCTTTCTGAGAGCAAGGACTCCGCCTCTGCT ATGGCCACTCTTGCGGAGGTCCGCCAGAAGGAGATGGAGATCTTGTTGGCTTTGAGGACTTCAAATGAGTCCAAGCTTCTTCCTGCTGAAAACTGTTGTGCACTTAGTGCTTGTGTTTGCCAAAAGGCGCCTTCGGGTGCCATGGTGCAGTGTGAGCTCTGTCGAGAAGTTTTCCACTGTGGGTGCGTTGCAACAACTGCAGACGTCGAGTATGGCCAAGCCTGGCTTTGCCCACTCTGCCAGAGGTCAAGGAAACCCCCTCTGGACAAGGTCCTGCCCCTGTTAGCTTCGCTGCAGAGGATCCGGGTCCGACTTCCAGAAGGAGACGCGCTGCGCTTCCTCATCGAGAGGACGGTGCGATGGCAGCACAGAGTTCAGCAGGCCTGCACAGAGGGAGTGCTGGAGAAAGTGTCGAAGATG GGGAGAGTTGGACCCAGGATATCGTCACATCTGACTCAGGAAATAAATggttcatatttttatacagaGCACCAGTCTGTTCCACTCCAGG GACTCGGTCCAGAGCTGGAAGAGTTGATGGTGGAGGGATTCCTGCTGCAGGTCACTCTGCCTGAGACCGAGCAGCTGTACAGATACCTGCTGTACAAGCTGGCGCCCCTGCCCTCACAAAGCCCCCCCTGTGGGAACGGCACAGAACAGGACCAGCAGTCTCAGAGGGGAAGCCCCCAACACATCAAG AACGGAGGCTCCGGTATGAAAAAGGAGGCGATGAACGGTCAGAGCAAAAGGACCAAGCGACGTCAGGAAAGCTCCGATTCTCAGTGCAGTGAGAAGGCCAAGAAGTGTCGCAAAAAGAAGTCgaagaaaagcaaagagaggagtgaagaaacaaagagagcttcttctcccacacacacagcgtCTGACCCTGCTGCGTCAGACTCGGAGGAAGACTATTCACTGTGTGCTGCACCGTGGTGCAGAGAGCCAGAGGGCGACGAG GTAAACTGGGTCCAGTGTGACGGCAGCTGCAATCAGTGGTTCCACCAGATCTGTGTAGGACTGTCTGCGGAGCGAGCAGAGAAAGAGGACTATGTTTGCATAAGCTGCACACAGCCAGACTACGACAGAGAATGA
- the rabif gene encoding guanine nucleotide exchange factor MSS4, producing the protein MDNDQQCKDSSDRSDLLSEDGKNSKSVVCQRCGSKVLCPGMAVFAEKELVLPSMRKKSSLSTTEGSADGDTLTAHWLVDDMYTFENVGFTKDVGRIKYLICADCEIGPIGWHCLDDKKSFYVALERVNHA; encoded by the exons ATGGACAACGACCAACAGTGCAAAGACAGCTCAGACCGGTCTGACCTGCTCTCTGAGGATGGCAAGAACAGCAAGTCTGTTGTGTGCCAACGCTGTGGGTCCAAGGTGTTGTGCCCGGGGATGGCTGTGTTTGCAGAGAAAGAG CTGGTCCTGCCGTCCATGCGGAAAAAGAGCAGCCTCAGCACCACAGAGGGCTCAGCGGATGGGGACACTCTGACCGCCCACTGGTTAGTGGACGACATGTACACTTTTGAGAATGTGGGCTTCACTAAGGACGTGGGGAGAATCAAGTATCTCATCTGTGCAGATTGTGAGATCGGACCAATCGGCTGGCACTGTTTGGATGACAAGAAAAGTTTCTATGTCGCTTTGGAAAGGGTGAATCATGCATAG